The DNA region tatcttcttttatttctccaagacacgtctatttcgtcatattgcGTCAACTTTGTAACtcttagtttccggttgactctttcaTAGTATAATCCGGCTGGGATGTAagcttttctttgctagccggtctgttgAGAATGTTGAGGCCGATTCCTCTTGgtcatgacttgatcatctggaaCTGGATTACTTTGATATGTTCTTCAGCTGGTTTATGCAGTTCCAGCAGGTTTATACGAgttgatctgttcctgcacataagagttaatagtagtttagttttctggccagtttcaaaaattaactttacttaatttttctatcaatttctccctttttgattatttagaataaatattcaaaatttgtaatgtatgaccggtttgaaaattaacttacttaatttttctatcaatttctccctttttgattatttagaataaatattcaaaacttgtaatgtatggccggttttgaaaattaacttacttaatttttctatcaatttctacatttttgattatttagaataaatattcaaaacttgtaatgtatggccggttttgaaaaatatgtttaacaatttctcccaatttgatgtttttcttaagaaaaatttcaaaacaagttgatttttcaaaagatgTGTAGTGAAGTCAATACTTTGAAATGTTAACGAGATAAACTTAGTTCTGAAACAAAACAGCTAGTAAGTAGCATAAGTAAAATGTCCATAAGAGAAAGATGAGCTAaggattggatgatccccccccccttttctttctctttatgCTTCCTTTCTTCCTCCTCTCTTGCCTTCCATTCCCGTTCCCTTCTTTCTGCGTCAATTTGCCATCTGGTAAACACACTTGATATGCCAGGAGTTCGCTTGTTGAACCCGAAGCCACGGCTTACTAGTCTGGGTGGGCGAGATGATTGGGCAACGATCGGATCGGAACTCGGAACTGTGGTTGAAACTTCAATTGCTTTCTTCTTTCGTCGGTTGAGTCGTGTAgtatcctcttcttcttcatcatcaagaaGTTTCTCGAGTTGTCCAACCGGTTGAATCTCTTCTAAGCCGCTTCGTTCCGCCTGCTTCATCAAGGTCGCAACCGTCTTACGTTTGTTCTTATTCCTCGTTTTCATAGAGTGAGAGGCTTGAGCCGGTGTGGATTCTGGTAGAGCGGCCTTTTTTTCCTCGTTGCATTGCTTGGCCAACTCATGatctttgtcttcgatttcCTTTCTTAACCGTTCCCTAGCCTCGTCTTCCTCTTGAAGTCTCCTGGCTGTTTCGGCATCAGCGCGAATCTGCTCTTGAGTCTTATCAGCTTGCATTTTAGACAACTCCTCAATCTGAGACGCCATAGCCTGCATCATGTCGAGTAAAGGAGCGATTGCGGTTTGAACAGATTCGTCGATCATTGACTTGATTGATGTTTGAACGGTTTCGACAATCTCAGAATGAATAGATGCCCGGACGGTTTTGGTCAGATTGGTTTGGACGACTGCAATTTTCTCATCTATAGCAATGCTATACTTGTGGAGACAAGAAATAATTGTGTCAACAACCACTCCCTTCATTTGCTCAAGTCCCTAAGCCTGATCAGTCTGTGGAGGAGCACTGCACCGGTTTTCTGCTGTCTTAGAGGACTCTCCAGTAACAAAGAAGGGTTTGCTTCGAAAAAGATCGGCATGCGTTAAAACATGTTTGCACACGTCTCTCCATTCTAATTCGAGCCGGTCAACACTTTGTGTGAGATTGTTCCGCACCGTATGAAACAACTCAAGCATTCTTAACTCCATTGGAGTTAGTTCTATCCCTTCTGCCTTCTTCATGGAATCTTCTACTGCATGCAACCTGGCGTATTCTTGTATCGCCACATTTTTGGAGTATGCGGCTTGTATTACGTCGGTACCCCTTAACTTGAGAGCCTCTTCTTCTAAAGCCAAAAGTTTCTCCCAATACTTGTTACCGCTAAGATCGGGGATCATGTCTGAAAGCCTCGTTTCACAACGTAACTTGACCCATAAGTGGTACGGGGATGCCATCTCTTCAGCTTTCTTGTTCATATCCTTGATGAATTTCTGGAacatttcctcctcttcttctgctgAGATGGGAACCTCGGCTTCGGTCATAATCTCAGTTTGTGAACCGGTTTGTAATGCACTTTCCCCTCTCACATGAGGACTTTCAACTAGGACTTCTTTGCCTTTGCTAACCTGAGATGGGCCTTCAGGTGTAATCGATGGATTTGTTGGCACGTCTTGAGCCGATTGGAGCGTTGTTTCGGTTGGAACGGATTTACCCCCAACAGAACTGGATGGTTCTTTTTCTTCGATGTTTCCCTCCTAAGCCGGAGGGGTGATGTTTTCTGTTTTGTCCGTTTCTTTGACCGGATGGATTTCATTCTGATCGGTTACTTCAACCTAATCAGTTGGCTTGAGAAGACTTGttacatcgtcttcggtttcatgAACAATCGTTTGGACTACGTCCACTATGACCTCTGAGGTTCGTAAACCCACGTTGGCCATTACTTCATCGAGGTTTTTGATTGGGGACTTGGAATTTTCGGAATGAACACTAACCTCTTTAGTCGAATTTTCCTTCGACTTTGACTGAGTTTCTTGGCTCCAcgagggttcggtttgccttgatgaTGGGAATTCGGCTGGATTTGGATGAactgtgttgatgggaatgggctgAAAGATATCTGCGGTTCTTTTTAGTGAATTGTCCGAGGATAAAGTTTTCTCGGAGTTGACTAGTTTCTAGGTGCCTTTCTTTACCGACTTCTTCTTTCGTCCCTTTTTCTACGGGGCTTCGGCTTGAACCGCCTTTCCCTTAGGATCGGCTTGTTTTGAACTTTCACCAGCCGGTGAAGACGAGCTGGTTCCTTTTGATGATTTGGTTCTGGATGACTTCGTCCTAGCCGCTTTAGTAGTTTTCTTGTTCATCTACTCAGAGTTTAGAAGATTACCGGatgggagcggttcaccttcaccgagTTCAACTTGAAGGAATTGTAGAATCTTCCCTATCTGCATGGCGTATGCCTGGACCCGACCGTCCTTCTTCACCACCATCTCGCAGAACTTTTTGAATAGAACGGTTCCCCAGTCAATCTTGTCATCGCGGACAATTGCCATCAGCATCATTAGTTTCAGCTTTGTCAGGTTGTCGAAGTTGCCTCCTCTACCCTTAAGTAATCTGGAAATTATATTCACCAGCCATCTAAACTCCGGAtggagtttgttcttccggctggagtgagTTATCAGATCCTTCTCATCACTTGATATAGCTAGCCAGACAGCGTTAGATTCTGCATCTGTCAAGCTTGTTTTGAAGTCCAGCCCGGTATTCGACAAGCCGAGTGCTTCCGAGAAAATTTCTTCCGTTACATTAACCGCATTGCCGTTCACAGTGGCGGAGACCGTCCTCTTCGTTAGAGTCGCCGTCGTCAAGAACTCTACAACTTCCGTCGGATGCACGACGAACGGACCAGAAAGATACGTTTCTAATCCAGAATCTCTCAACGATTGCAGCATAGTCTTGTGTTCTTCCGCAGCGTGTTCATCGATATcattgaaatcgacctgcaacatgtaTTGAAACAGTGCTTTATCTAGATTGATGGAGAAAATATGAATAGAAGagatgaagaacaaagatgatCGGAAAGTCAAGAGAAAGTTtaagattttagagagagaaagtcttTGCAAATAATGAACTGTTTTAGTCTTATATAGGGAGCAGTTTTGAGCGGTTAGAAGTTGAACCGTCACTTGGTTTGTGTTTTGGTaccaaatttccctccaaaagttattGCAGTAACTTTAGGCGGTAATTGCGGAGAGTAACTATGGGCGGTAATTTTGTGGGCGgtaaaccgtgggcggtaaattttgaacTTTTCAAACATTGTTTGAGGTTTTGATTTCCCGGAAATTTTgtaaaccggaagctttgatTAACAAGAATTCGTTTGTTTATTCAGAGTAGAACCGGAAGGAAAACAATGTGAAAAACCAGATACTTAAgaatatgaaattttttaaataaagccGAAGCAGAAAGAGATTAAGTGGTTATCTGGtcttacaacaaaatgaccggatAACCGGAAAGTACATAAACTTAGAGAAGATCGAGCCACTCCCCCTCAATCATTCTGTCAACCCACTTTTCCACCGTGTTGTCGgttgtccgttcctcaatcctcgatatccatatGTCCAGCATGGATAAAGTCATGGTGTTGACCGGTCCGACCGGAACACCGGGCCCGAGGTTGCGACGATGAACCTCCAAGTATCGGGTGATTTGGGGAGCGAAGCCGATCCTTCCCCTTGGAGCAGAGACAAACTTCTTCAAGTTTTTGAAGAGGTAGGTAGCCCAGTTTATGGGCGatttgcggatgatggctatcatgatgtcgaaagcctcccggttatagttctggttaggcattcggcccatgatagaccgttggaccaagtcatgaaagacttggtattgaGGAGCAAGATCATCCTTTTCTCCGTGGTCATCGACCGGATGGATGGAGTAGGAAAAGATGAAGGGATAGTCTTTCTTAGCCGGAAAGTATGGCGTTGGGAAGTCCGAaaatccttcggttggaaggtcgAAGAACTGAGCAAAATATTCTTCGGTGATCCGAAGAAATCTTCCGTTAATGATAGTTTTTATGCTACCATCATCAAGGATGTGCccgttgttgaaaaattcaaacacctcctcttcgaggatggtgtccgatCCTTCAAGAAATCCTTGTAGCCCCAATTCTACGATCGGTGAGAATATAGTTTCGTGAAACCGGGCATTCCTCATTTCACGGAAATCGACATTAATTGTGTTTCTCAGTTCGGCATTCATTTTGGAAGAGAATAAAAGAGAAGATCGAATGAGGTTCTTGAAATTTCGAACTTAGAGAGAGAGGAATATCTGAAGTGTGTTTTGATGAAGAAGGATGAGGCCCCTTTTATAGCATGGGCGGTTggttgcatttaatgagaatatttgaaaaatcggACCGTTTATGTTTGGTCATAAATGCCTAATCAGTTTTCAAGAGGATAAAGGCTTGTCTAGTCTAATCGGATCAAGCATGCTTCTTGGAAAgcgaatatttcagttttcaagactgatttgatttggtttgatacggcacatttaatgttggttatttctTCAGGATTCCTTTGTTTTTGATCGAAAGGGAAAGaaatgattttcattaataaacgtaccaaaccggtagtaatgtgaaaagaaagatgaagaaggtgttatcatctatagccttgtagatgttcCTCATGCAATGATTGTCCAGGTTGCTCcttcttcgatcttcagttgtccatgcatctatctccttgttgatcttgattggccctTCCTTCAGAACTCTGCTCATCTCACCATCCAGCGTAATCAGATATAGATACATTTGTTTCTTCTagctgctaaacgcttcactgtttagcattggtggcttgtcactgtgggtcatgcttctcatcttcttcgattgtttgagtgctaagaacctcgctctgataccacttgttaggatcggggacgcccttggaggaccggggtgtgcCGGTTCTGgaagggtagccgcttacaacacacaacacaatttggtgatagtccgattagagactaaaacctttctcagcactacgcaaactgtcacagactcttgaaccgggttcaagggcggaaatgtctatttcagtttgaagcaacgcacgcgacttggatgaggtttatgaggagtcaGTTTGAgggatatgagtggaccggtttttaaGGAGTAGGATTATGTTTTGGTCAATATATTTAGGTTTTAGAGTCAAATAAGCAAGAGAATAAGTAAGGGatacgagacaagattttttatagatgttcggagtaaaccctcctacgtcaccccttcttctcaggttatgagaaggatctccactaactttcaaagttacaacaattacactgccggtcgagcctaactcgctactcgtcggttacaccaactcactcttgatgtaatataCTAATACAACACAataaagctttcggtaaatgataCAACAGtattggatcgcgcgtgagatttttttctctctcttaaccTTTTCGTAActgtcattaatgaggtcgcttcgtcttcttTTTATAGTGAAGAGGATCCCAAAgatcattttcttctctcacggtgggattggtcagttcagggtcacgccggttcagagaggTTGCctgcacgtttcaacttcctgacacttggcaagctTGCATATACCTCTCAAGTAAggatgacgtaaccggtttgcagatttggacacgtgttagGCATGCACCTTCTTACTGTCtgagtcggatcagtaaatcatcattgtttttatcgcatgcttctaatccagatcttatcttcttttatttctccaagacacgtctatttcgtcatattgcGTCATCTTTGTAACTCTTAGTTTCTAGTTGACTCTTTCATAGTATAATACGGCTGGGATGTAagcttttctttgctagccggtctatTGAGAATGTTGaggccggttcctcttgatcatgaattGATCATCTGGAACTGGATTACTTTGATATGTTCTTTAGCCAGTTTATGCAGTTCCAGTCGGTTTATACGAgttgatctgttcctgcacataagagttaatagtagtttagttttctggttcaaaaattaactttgttagataaaattagatcggttaaataaaacttaacaaaaacaaatttcttgtgcaggaacagttaaagttactcaaccggtcaagttacttaaccggtcaaattactcaactggtcaagcaacccaactgaccaaaaacatgaccgaacaagaagataagaccggtcaaatcagaagaCCAAAATCGTTGAACATTCGGTCTATCTGaagttatggaaaaaccggaagtcatccggttaacataaacaaccgaccagtacaaatagatacttcgagtatctgttgaggatgataccgaagggatAGACTTTAGTATTGCAATATTCATAtaagtctgaggacaatctggaggctgtagaagatcgtccgacaagatctttccactccaggataaatcagaggcgcaatcctccaggtgcaggcaactgtccaaccgatagtttccatactaagtaaaagacaaacctagccagtTTGACGTATACACtgaagcctagaccgccaggtctgaatcactgaacctctgctcaaccaattagagtcaaggaaatgaaatgtgaccgttggtacatttcacctataaaagaaggagctgaagaggaataaatgcagTTCCAAGAGTTTTCAACAACCAAAGTTCTGATTGTACGGTTACCAgttctaccaactacaagctctaagatttattgtaagtttatctctctacaaaatTTAGAGCTTAAGTGGCTATTTagagtgtgattacaatttcggtaagaattgtacgagtgtttatcgagcagaaaataagtctcgatcggattgtgtattccttagtgaatatccttctcgcggttttaagaggaaggggtgacgtaggagtttatctccgaacatccataaaattctgccttgttatttactttctgccggcctTATATTCTAACTGATTCTACTCAAACCGAATTACCGAGTCCCAAAACCAACCCACTATACTTCAAACCGACCTTATCTAAATCCGGTTATGTCCATCTAGTGCGTGTGCTGCtttaacctgaaacaaaccacttccacgcttgaactcggttcaagagtttgtgaaaatTTGTGTAGAATTGAAACCCTAGTGTTAATCTccaaccggattaaacaccaaaccgttgagtgaaggcgctaaccggccagaccccggttccccagtcgcgacctagatcctaacaattggtatcagagcagttagtttcaatactcaagcaagcatgtcgtttgataggccctcaatgctagaaggtgacgactttgccaactggaaggcacgcatgcaccagcatttaatcaccatggatgacgagatgcactTCATCCTAACTGAAGGACcggtaaagattgataaagacagaaaagactggacagctgaagaaaggagaagaaacaatctggacaaccatactagaaaccgcatctctaacggtttggacaggaatACTTTTTGCAAGGTAAGAGAttacaaaaccgcaaaggaaatatgggaagcggtgattcagattcatgagggtaatgaaagaaccaaggaaaacaagataatagTGGCTGCccaaaagtttgaaaacatcaagatgagaccgggagaaacaatgagagaatacagtgaccggttcacagatgtgatagacgagctatcaactcttggcaagaagtatgacaacaaggaagtcatcatgaaagcgctaagatctcttccaagtgcatgggacataaagagaatggtgatgagggaatcaaactgtctaagcaagatgaagctacacgacgtattcgaagatcttaaggcatatgagtttgaaatgagatctatggctgaagatgaagtctcagcctcaacctcaaccagagcattggtcacatccatagaaccggttgctcctgcaccgatcagaaccgctgaacagttcaccgaggatgctaTGGCAATgtttgcacagaaatttggcagattcatgaagagaagccaaccgacaaacaacaacaactataactacggtgataaatctaatattagatgttataactgcaattgtttgggacatttcaggtgggaatgtagaaaaccgagacgggatgaccggaaaccggacgatcagaatcaccgaaataactatcaacaaaccggtgaaggaagtgaagttcagaaagcactaatagccgatgatggaggaagcttatgggcacACAGtaacagtgatgatgaactcacatgcctcatggtaaatgaggaacaggtatttgactctccctgtgaagaatttactaaagatgagttatttaatgcactaaatgatatggtaatagaatataagaacctattaacattaataactactcaactcaactttagaaccgaccccatagcacctaccttgaccgaaccaaaaaccattcAACCTGATAAAACCCTGGAAACCGAGATGGCACCTGAAATACCCTCCAATATCaaacagctcaaggagtcagtcCAAGAGCCGACCGAAGATGATGATGCCCAAATccagtatcgaatagccgcatggaaaagattcAGTGACATGGTGAACCAGATGTGTAACTacaaaagacatcccaaatgcaaatttggtcttgggtACAATGACAACGACTCCGCCAACCGGAATCATTCGGACAAAATAAAGCTTACAAAAGGCAACCTTCCTTTTGTAAAGTTCTTCAAGAGTTCCTTAA from Impatiens glandulifera chromosome 5, dImpGla2.1, whole genome shotgun sequence includes:
- the LOC124939163 gene encoding putative golgin subfamily A member 6-like protein 3 → MKGVVVDTIISCLHKYSIAIDEKIAVVQTNLTKTVRASIHSEIVETVQTSIKSMIDESVQTAIAPLLDMMQAMASQIEELSKMQADKTQEQIRADAETARRLQEEDEARERLRKEIEDKDHELAKQCNEEKKAALPESTPAQASHSMKTRNKNKRKTVATLMKQAERSGLEEIQPVGQLEKLLDDEEEEDTTRLNRRKKKAIEVSTTVPSSDPIVAQSSRPPRLVSRGFGFNKRTPGISSVFTRWQIDAERREREWKAREEEERKHKEKEKGGGIIQSLAHLSLMDILLMLLTSCFVSELSLSR